The following proteins come from a genomic window of Salvia hispanica cultivar TCC Black 2014 chromosome 4, UniMelb_Shisp_WGS_1.0, whole genome shotgun sequence:
- the LOC125221992 gene encoding vacuolar-sorting receptor 1-like, protein MREKLGILVCVLFVLCSSCLGRFLVEKNSLKVTSPDSLKGVYESAIGNFGVPQYGGTMTGSVFYPKSNQNGCSSFEDVEASLKKKPGGIPIFLLADRGECYFTVKAWNAQNGGAAAILVADDRNEPLITMDNPEQEDASPDYLQNITIPSALISKDLGDRIKKELAKGEMVSINLDWREALPHPDERVEYEFWTNSNDECGPKCESQLDFVRDFKGAAQILEQKGYTQFIPRYITWYCPDAFKSSKQCKSQCINQGRYCAPDPEQDFSKGYDGKDVVEQNLRQACFFKVANESGKPWQWWDYATDFSIRCPMKEKKYNKECADQVIKSLGADLKKIDKCIGDIEADVDNPVLKAEQEAQIGKGSRGDVTILPTLVVNNRQYRGKLDKGAVLKAICSGFEETTEPAICLTQDIQTNECLTNNGGCWQDTISNITACRDTFRGRVCECPVVQGVKFSGDGYTHCQASGALRCGINNGGCWKQTKNGHTYSACIDDHTKGCKCPPGFKGDGVNLCEDIDECKDKLACQCSDCKCKNTWGSYECSCSSNQLYIHEHDTCIGKDSVTEYSWNFVWVIILGLTVAGFTGYALYKYRIRRYMDSEIRAIMAQYMPLDNQGEVPTHTPV, encoded by the exons atgagagagaaattagGGATTTTAGTTTGTGTGTTGTTTGTTCTCTGCAGTTCCTGCTTGGGAAGATTTCTAGTGGAGAAGAACAGTTTGAAGGTGACATCGCCCGATTCACTGAAAGGTGTTTATGAAAGTGCAATTGGGAATTTTGGGGTTCCTCAATATGGAGGAACGATGACTGGCTCTGTTTTCTACCCTAAATCGAATCAGAATGGGTGCAGTAGCTTTGAAGATGTCGAAGCTTCCTTGAAGAAGAAGCCTGGAGGCATTCCAATCTTCCTTCTTGCTGATAGAGGGG AGTGTTATTTTACGGTAAAGGCATGGAATGCGCAAAATGGTGGTGCGGCAGCTATTCTTGTGGCTGATGACAGGAATGAGCCTCTTATCACCATGGATAATCCCGAGCAAGAAGATGCAAGTCCTGATTATCTGCAGAACATCACTATTCCATCAGCCCTTATCAGCAAGGATCTTGGAGACAGAATCAAAAAAGAATTAGCTAAAGGAGAAATGGTGAGTATTAATCTTGATTGGAGAGAAGCCCTTCCACATCCTGATGAGCGGGTTGAGTACGAGTTCTGGACAAATAGCAATGATGAGTGTGGCCCCAAGTGTGAAAGCCAGTTAGATTTCGTCAGAGATTTCAAAGGAGCTGCTCAGATACTTGAGCAGAAAGGCTACACTCAGTTCATCCCACGTTATATAACCTGGTACTGTCCTGACGCTTTTAAGTCAAGCAAACAGTGCAAGTCACAGTGCATCAACCAAGGGAGGTATTGTGCACCAGATCCTGAGCAGGATTTCAGCAAAGGATATGATGGGAAGGATGTTGTTGAACAAAATCTACGTCAAGCCTGCTTCTTTAAGGTGGCAAATGAAAGCGGAAAGCCATGGCAGTGGTGGGACTATGCTACAGATTTTTCAATCCGCTGTCcaatgaaagagaagaagtATAATAAAGAGTGTGCAGATCAAGTAATCAAGTCACTTG GAGCTGATCTTAAGAAGATAGACAAATGTATTGGAGACATAGAGGCAGATGTTGATAACCCTGTTCTGAAAGCTGAACAGGAAGCACAG ATTGGAAAGGGCTCAAGAGGAGACGTTACCATCTTGCCGACTCTTGTTGTGAACAATAGACAATATAGAG GGAAGCTGGACAAGGGGGCGGTTCTCAAGGCTATTTGTTCAGGTTTTGAAGAGACTACAGAACCTGCAATCTGTTTGACTCAag ATATACAAACAAACGAGTGTTTGACTAACAATGGCGGGTGCTGGCAGGATACAATTTCTAATATTACTGCTTGCAGG GATACCTTCAGGGGGAGGGTCTGCGAGTGCCCCGTTGTGCAGGGAGTGAAATTCTCCGGTGATGGTTATACTCATTGCCAAG CTTCTGGTGCATTAAGATGCGGAATTAACAATGGAGGTTGTTGGAAGCAAACAAAGAATGGACATACATACTCCGCATGCATT GATGACCATACAAAAGGTTGCAAGTGTCCACCTGGATTCAAGGGTGATGGAGTTAATCTCTGTGAAG ATATTGATGAATGCAAGGACAAGTTGGCTTGCCAGTGTTCCGATTGCAAATGTAAGAACACCTGGGGAAGTTATGAATGCAGCTGCAGTAGCAACCAATTGTACATACacgagcatgatacatgtatAG GTAAAGATTCTGTAACAGAATACAGCTGGAACTTCGTATGGGTGATTATTCTCGGTTTGACTGTGGCTGGATTTACCGGATATGCTCTATACAAGTACAGGATCCGA CGATACATGGACTCAGAGATCCGGGCTATCATGGCGCAGTACATGCCCTTGGACAATCAAGGAGAGGTGCCGACTCACACGCCTGTTTAA
- the LOC125223803 gene encoding protein FATTY ACID EXPORT 3, chloroplastic, with amino-acid sequence MSVRLESIKFRNSFPNINRPASTMPLCHAPPTTLGFQPLLPPKINVNLSLPRLLGVNLRQITLRNRTVFSFAASHEESKPSDIGIEKEKEDLKGQAQESEEAWQQALSSFKEQALKMQSMSKEAYELYSEKAFVVLKETSEKLKIQAEKARQDLVEIAKETADESKEYLAAAAENSPEPVKDIVETFSTSTDELNDVSKVRDFYVGIPYGALLSVGGFLSFMFTGSIHAIRFGIVLGGTLLALSITSLKSWKKGEPSSLLVKGQTVIATIFFVRELRLLAMRPFISNFITTLISGGVLAFYLYRIIRDREQTGGSSQELGAET; translated from the exons ATGAGCGTTAGATTGGAATCCATCAAATTCAGAAACTCCTTTCCTAACATCAATAGACCTGCTTCAACAATGCCGCTCTGCCACGCGCCGCCGACTACTCTAGGGTTTCAACCTCTGCTCCCCCctaaaattaatgtcaactTGTCACTTCCCAGGCTGCTCGGCGTTAATCTACGCCAAATTACTCTGAGGAATCGCACCGTTTTCTCCTTTGCTGCATCCCATGAGGAATCG AAGCCTTCTGATATTGGtatagagaaagaaaaggaggATCTGAAAGGGCAAGCTCAAGAATCAGAGGAAGCATGGCAGCAGGCTCTCTCATCTTTCAAGGAGCAAGCTCTAAAAATGCAGAGCATGTCTAAGGAAGCTTATGAGTTGTACTCTGAGAAGGCATTCGTCGTTCTAAAAGAAACTTCTGAGAAGTTAAAGATTCAAGCAGAAAAGGCGAGACAGGATTTGGTTGAGATTGCTAAAGAAACTGCTGATGAAAGTAAAGAATACTTGGCCGCAGCTGCTGAGAATTCCCCTGAACCGGTGAAGGATATTGTAGAAACTTTTTCTACATCAACGGATGAGCTCAACGATGTGTCTAAAGTCCGAGACTTTTATGTTGGGATACCTTATG GTGCACTTCTTTCTGTTGGAGGCTTTCTTTCGTTTATGTTTACTGGAAGCATCCATGCCATCAGGTTTGGTATTGTACTTGGTGGTACTCTTTTGGCCCTGAGTATAACAAGTTTGAAATCATGGAAGAAGGGGGAGCCGTCGTCCTTGCTTGTGAAAGGACAAACAG TAATTGCTACAATCTTTTTTGTGAGGGAACTGCGCCTGTTGGCCATG CGACCATTTATTTCCAACTTCATTACAACACTTATCAG TGGCGGAGTACTTGCATTCTATCTCTATAGGATCATCAGGGACAGAGAGCAGACGGGAGGGTCCAGTCAGGAACTAGGGGCCGAAACTTAA
- the LOC125224246 gene encoding probable LRR receptor-like serine/threonine-protein kinase IRK, with protein sequence MLLPEIKLVAFLFLFQSWLVSAQSLSPTSFNDDVLGLIVFKAGLADPQSRLVSWSEEDNVACKWAGVKCDPNTNRVTELILDGFSLSGHIGRGLLRLQSLTHLQLSRNNFSGTIPPILAQIPSLEVLDLSYNTLSGSIPDELFQQCGRLKSISLAKNSLSGPLPQSLTSCLNLQRLNLSSNRLSGQLLPGLWSLTSLRFLDLSDNLLEGEIPGGIESVADLKVISLRNNLLVGWLPQSLGKCLNLKSVDFGGNYFRGSLPVSMRELGLCRYLDVSMNSLTGEFPDWIGEMGRLEFLDISGNKFSGRVPSSLGNLQSLKQVNMSRNRFSGSLPESFGGCVSLKVVDVGHNSFSGNLPSWLFVLALESASFNGNRYSGSITFPASWSQSFESLEALDLSSNALTGGIPAAIGNFSRLQSLNASRNSLAGLIPASIGELNMTRVLDMSHNQLSGSIPPEVGRAVSLQQLRLDSNMLNGALPKEIGNCSSLTSLVLSQNNLTGPLPGSVTNLSNLEVLDLSFNNLSGSLPKELTNLSHLVSFNVSFNHLEGELPVGGFFNTIPSSSVIGNPSLCGSIVKQSCPAVHPKPLVLNPNSSVSNHGPLPPNLRHKRIVLSISSLVAIGAAVFIALGVVTVSILNMHARTSMARSAAALTFSGGEDLSPSHDTEANYGKLVMFSGEAEFATGAQSLLNKKCEIGRGGFGAVYKTELRAGRSIAIKKLNTTSLVKCQEDFEREVKTLGKIRHPNLVTLEGYYWTPSLQLLINEYVSGGSLHKHLHDRGDDSCLVWQQRFNIILGIAKGLAHLHRMDVIHYNMKSSNVLIDTSGDPKVGDFALARLLPALDRYILSSKIQSALGYMAPEFACQSVKITEKCDVYGFGVLTLEVLTGKRPVEYMEDDVVVLSDMVREALDEGRIEECIDTRLKGSYPVEEAIPVIKLGLICASQVPSNRPDMEEVIRILELILSSSEKEEMES encoded by the exons ATGCTGTTGCCGGAGATAAAGTTAGTagcttttttgtttttgtttcaatcTTGGTTGGTTTCGGCTCAATCTCTCTCCCCCACGTCTTTCAACGACGACGTTTTGGGCCTCATCGTCTTCAAAGCGGGCCTCGCCGACCCGCAATCGCGCCTCGTTTCGTGGAGCGAGGAAGACAACGTGGCCTGCAAATGGGCCGGGGTGAAATGCGACCCGAATACCAACCGGGTCACCGAGCTAATCCTCGACGGATTCTCCCTCTCCGGCCACATTGGGAGAGGCTTGCTCCGGCTGCAGTCGCTCACGCACTTGCAGCTGTCAAGAAACAATTTTTCAGGGACGATTCCTCCAATTCTCGCCCAAATTCCATCTCTAGAGGTTCTTGATTTGAGTTACAACACTCTCTCAGGATCAATTCCTGATGAGCTTTTCCAGCAATGTGGGCGATTGAAGTCGATTTCGCTAGCTAAGAACAGTTTATCTGGCCCACTGCCGCAGTCCTTGACCTCTTGCTTGAATCTGCAGAGGCTCAATTTGTCTTCCAATCGCCTCTCAGGTCAGTTGCTACCTGGGCTATGGTCTTTGACTTCGCTAAGGTTTCTTGATTTGTCTGATAATTTGTTGGAGGGGGAGATTCCGGGAGGGATTGAGAGTGTGGCTGATTTGAAAGTGATTAGTTTGAGAAACAACCTTCTTGTTGGTTGGCTGCCTCAGAGTCTTGGCAAGTGTTTGAATCTTAAGAGTGTTGATTTTGGTGGTAACTATTTTAGGGGCAGTCTTCCTGTTTCAATGAGGGAACTTGGTTTGTGCAGGTATCTTGATGTGAGTATGAATTCATTGACAGGGGAGTTTCCTGATTGGATTGGAGAGATGGGAAGGTTGGAATTCTTGGACATTTCTGGTAATAAGTTTTCTGGTAGGGTACCTAGTTCTTTAGGCAATCTGCAATCGTTAAAGCAAGTTAATATGTCAAGAAATAGGTTTAGTGGGAGCTTGCCTGAGTCATTTGGGGGATGTGTGAGCCTTAAAGTTGTTGATGTTGGGCACAATTCTTTCTCTGGCAATCTTCCTTCATGGCTTTTTGTGTTGGCTTTGGAGAGTGCTTCTTTTAATGGTAATAGATACAGTGGGAGCATCACTTTTCCCGCTTCTTGGTCGCAGTCGTTTGAAAGCCTTGAAGCGTTAGATTTGTCGTCCAATGCGTTAACCGGTGGGATTCCAGCAGCTATTGGGAATTTCAGTAGGCTGCAGTCCTTGAATGCGTCGCGCAACTCTTTAGCTGGTTTGATCCCAGCAAGTATCGGGGAGCTTAACATGACTCGTGTTCTTGATATGAGTCACAATCAGCTTTCTGGGAGCATCCCGCCTGAGGTTGGGCGCGCTGTTTCACTGCAGCAGTTGAGATTGGACAGCAATATGTTAAATGGAGCCCTTCCGAAAGAGATTGGGAATTGCTCATCTCTAACTTCATT ggtcttgtcgCAGAATAATCTCACCGGTCCTCTGCCTGGTTCGGTCACAAACCTATCAAACCTCGAGGTGTTGGATTTGTCATTCAACAATTTATCAGGAAGCCTGCCGAAAGAATTGACAAATCTTTCTCATCTTGTCTCGTTTAATGTCTCCTTCAATCACCTTGAGGGGGAACTCCCAGTTGGAGGCTTCTTCAACACCATTCCCTCGTCATCTGTTATTGGAAATCCATCTTTATGTGGCTCCATAGTCAAGCAATCGTGCCCGGCTGTCCATCCCAAGCCTCTGGTCCTCAACCCCAACTCATCCGTCTCAAATCACGGCCCTCTTCCACCAAATCTTCGCCACAAGCGAATTGTGCTCAGCATATCTTCCCTTGTGGCCATTGGTGCAGCTGTCTTTATTGCTCTTGGTGTGGTTACAGTCTCTATTCTCAATATGCACGCGCGCACCTCCATGGCACGGTCTGCTGCTGCACTCACATTCTCTGGGGGCGAGGATTTAAGCCCTTCCCACGACACTGAAGCCAACTACGGGAAGCTTGTCATGTTCTCTGGAGAAGCTGAGTTTGCTACCGGGGCTCAATCTCTGCTCAATAAGAAGTGTGAGATCGGCCGCGGGGGTTTTGGGGCCGTCTATAAGACAGAGCTTCGAGCGGGACGCTCCATTGCCATCAAGAAGCTTAACACCACGAGTTTAGTGAAATGTCAAGAAGATTTTGAGAGGGAGGTTAAAACACTAGGAAAAATCAGACATCCGAATCTGGTGACACTTGAAGGGTATTACTGGACACCTTCATTGCAGCTGCTGATTAACGAGTATGTCTCGGGTGGCAGTTTGCACAAACATCTCCACGACAGAGGGGACGATAGCTGCCTCGTGTGGCAGCAAAGATTCAACATAATCCTTGGTATTGCTAAAGGGCTGGCTCATCTGCACCGGATGGATGTCATTCACTATAACATGAAGTCGAGCAATGTTCTGATAGATACTTCTGGTGATCCGAAGGTGGGGGATTTCGCCCTGGCCCGGCTGCTCCCAGCATTGGACCGCTATATCCTGAGCAGCAAGATTCAGAGTGCACTCGGGTACATGGCCCCAGAGTTTGCGTGTCAAAGTGTCAAGATCACTGAGAAATGTGATGTCTACGGATTTGGCGTCTTGACTCTGGAAGTGCTGACTGGGAAAAGACCGGTGGAGTACATGGAAGACGATGTGGTGGTACTGAGTGACATGGTGAGGGAAGCGTTAGACGAAGGCAGGATAGAGGAATGTATTGACACGAGGCTGAAAGGTAGCTATCCGGTGGAGGAGGCGATTCCGGTAATAAAGCTCGGTTTGATTTGTGCCTCGCAAGTGCCATCAAATCGCCCCGACATGGAAGAGGTCATAAGGATTTTGGAACTCATCCTATCTTCTTCAGAGAAGGAAGAAATGGAATCATAA
- the LOC125224046 gene encoding uncharacterized protein LOC125224046, translating into MDKNRSIAIVLVFLFLSTTCKLIASDGNNAPADSQVSPIASPVNDSNTNMNPNTSSINTENPQLDKPKESEKPELEKPEESQAGNQTNSDSTLPVHPEEWKKPDNGTKSLGAPSPPEGEKKGNEVVGGNEKANVTMPKPDDNVSCDGSVSSCREQTMLACIKMSKDGGIDSVFLVATNEGENTLKVNIKLPNSVEYFVSDVEVPKHTSKKINISSVVGKSNKLIVSSGGAPCNLVLLQSASVDKIMQQLSFYSKQVTPIYAVYASFLITFLLGGTWACCRFRKRNQQDVVTYQELEMGLPESTANVDSSEGWDQDWDDDWDEDVEVKSPSGHQVRSVSADGLTSRSPKRDGWENGWDD; encoded by the exons ATGGATAAAAATCGGTCTATCGCAATCGTCTTGGTATTCCTATTTTTGTCTACCACTTGCAAATTGATCGCTAGTGACGGGAATAATGCTCCTGCGGATTCTCAG gTTTCACCAATTGCAAGCCCAGTTAATGATTCGAATACGAATATGAATCCGAATACGAGCTCGATAAATACAGAAAATCCTCAATTAGACAAGCCGAAAGAATCCGAAAAGCCTGAATTAGAGAAGCCAGAGGAATCTCAGGCGGGCAATCAGACTAATAGTGATTCGACATTACCAGTTCATCCGGAGGAATGGAAGAAACCTGACAATGGCACTAAAAGTTTAGGTGCTCCTAGCCCGCCAGAGGGTGAGAAGAAGGGCAATGAAGTTGTTGGAGGCAATGAGAAGGCCAATGTGACCATGCCGAAGCCAGATGACAACGTCAGCTGCGATGGATCTGTCAGCAGTTGCAGGGAGCAAACAATGCTTGCCTGCATTAAAATGTCGAAAGATGGCG GGATAGATAGTGTGTTTCTTGTAGCGACgaatgaaggagaaaataCTTTGAAAGTCAACATCAAATTACCTAATTCAGTTGAATATTTTGTGTCAGATGTCGAAGTACCCAAACATACAAGTAAAAAG ATAAACATTTCATCTGTAGTTGGCAAGAGCAACAAACTGATAGTGAGTTCTGGAGGTGCCCCATGCAATCTTGTTTTATTGCAGTCTGCTTCCGTCGACAAGATTATGCAGCAGCTCTCTTTCTACTCTAAGCAAGTGACTCCTATATATGCCGTGTATGCTTCTTTCCTCATCACATTTCTTTTAGGAGGGACATGGGCCTGTTGCAGATTTAGGAAGAGAAACCAGCAGGATGTAGTGACTTATCAAGAGCTTGAAATGGGCCTTCCAGAATCTACTGCTAACGTGGATAGCTCCGAAGGCTGGGATCAGGATTGGGACGATGATTGGGATGAGGATGTTGAAGTGAAGTCCCCATCTGGACACCAAGTAAGAAGTGTCTCTGCCGATGGACTCACCTCTAGGTCTCCAAAGAGAGATGGATGGGAAAATGGCTGGGACGATTAG
- the LOC125218383 gene encoding WRKY DNA-binding transcription factor 70-like, whose amino-acid sequence MASSCSESERVEQVISELSRGRDIADRIRVMLRQTGSGGSVQILVRQLLDTFNHSLTMLTHAAADSGEVSQAAKSEDSCKPRPPKDRRGCYKRKRSSETTIKMSSDLCEDGHAWRKYGQKAILNAKHPRSYFRCTHKFDQGCQASKQVQQIQDDPPLYRTTYNGQHTCEKSPLNHHHILPTPPDSSIIWSFNRPADSVKQEEVQIKSPPEDDYMSPFLDLSGDVYSCTASTHSIEDVVGSIEDFFEFQPLS is encoded by the exons atGGCATCTTCTTGTAGCGAGAGTGAGAGAGTGGAGCAAGTGATAAGCGAGTTGAGCCGGGGCAGGGATATAGCGGACCGGATCCGGGTCATGCTCCGGCAGACCGGGTCGGGTGGTTCGGTGCAGATCCTTGTGAGGCAGCTCTTAGACACCTTCAATCACTCCCTCACCATGCTCACTCACGCCGCCGCCGACTCCGGTGAGGTTTCGCAGGCTGCCAAATCGGAAGATAGTTGCAAGCCGCGGCCGCCCAAGGATCGCCGCGGATGCTACAAGAGAAA GAGAAGTTCAGAgacaacaataaaaatgagCTCGGATTTGTGTGAGGATGGGCATGCATGGAGGAAATACGGGCAAAAGGCCATCCTTAACGCCAAACATCCAAG AAGCTACTTTAGATGCACTCACAAATTCGACCAAGGATGCCAAGCATCTAAACAAGtccaacaaattcaagacGATCCACCTTTGTATCGGACGACGTACAACGGTCAGCACACGTGTGAAAAATCGCCGCTGAATCATCATCACATCCTTCCCACGCCACCCGATTCTTCTATCATCTGGAGCTTCAATCGGCCTGCGGATTCGGTCAAGCAAGAAGaagttcaaataaaatcaCCACCGGAGGACGACTACATGTCACCTTTCCTTGATTTGTCCGGAGATGTGTACTCTTGCACTGCAAGCACTCATAGCATTGAGGATGTTGTGGGCTCCATTGaagatttttttgaatttcaaccCTTGAGTTGA